In Halobaculum sp. XH14, a single genomic region encodes these proteins:
- the dnaJ gene encoding molecular chaperone DnaJ — translation MSEDFYEVLGVSRDASEDEIKQAYRQKATEYHPDVSDDPNAEEKFKKVKKAQEVLTDEEKRQAYDQMGHDRFEQAEKRGGFDGGGAGGMGGQGNPFGGMGGGGMGGGGMGGLGDIFEEFFGGGGGRGRGGPRPGKDLRTSLEVTLEEAYEGVTKQFTAARPQRCPDCDGEGHPPDADVRTCPECNGQGQVTQVQQTPLGRVQQATTCRRCEGEGELYSEDCARCDGGGVVREESTLTVDVPAGIRDGQSLRMDGEGAPGEPGARDGDLLIEIHVADDERFERDGADLRLTRPISFPQATFGDTIELETLDGAVEFDVPAGTQSGETFRLRGKGMPRLRGRGEGDLYVQVQVVTPEDLSDDQREALREFAEAGGEEIDVSEGFFEKIKNSF, via the coding sequence ATGAGCGAGGACTTCTACGAGGTGCTGGGGGTCTCGCGCGACGCCTCCGAGGACGAGATCAAGCAGGCGTACCGCCAGAAGGCGACCGAGTACCACCCGGACGTGAGCGACGACCCGAACGCCGAGGAGAAGTTCAAGAAGGTCAAGAAGGCTCAGGAGGTGCTCACCGACGAGGAGAAGCGTCAGGCGTACGACCAGATGGGCCACGACCGCTTCGAGCAGGCCGAGAAGCGCGGCGGCTTCGACGGCGGCGGCGCCGGCGGGATGGGCGGCCAGGGCAACCCGTTCGGCGGCATGGGCGGCGGTGGAATGGGCGGCGGCGGCATGGGCGGTCTCGGCGACATCTTCGAGGAGTTCTTCGGCGGCGGCGGTGGACGCGGCCGCGGCGGCCCGCGTCCGGGCAAGGACCTCCGGACGAGCCTCGAGGTCACGCTTGAGGAGGCCTACGAGGGAGTCACGAAGCAGTTCACCGCCGCACGGCCGCAGCGCTGTCCCGACTGCGACGGCGAGGGGCATCCGCCCGACGCCGACGTGCGGACCTGTCCCGAGTGCAACGGCCAGGGGCAGGTGACCCAGGTCCAGCAGACGCCGCTCGGGCGGGTCCAGCAGGCGACGACCTGCCGGCGCTGTGAGGGCGAGGGCGAACTGTACTCCGAGGACTGCGCGCGCTGTGACGGCGGCGGCGTGGTGCGCGAGGAGTCGACGCTCACCGTCGACGTGCCCGCCGGGATTCGGGACGGCCAGAGCCTCCGGATGGACGGCGAGGGCGCGCCCGGCGAACCCGGCGCGCGGGACGGCGACCTGCTGATCGAGATCCACGTCGCGGACGACGAGCGCTTCGAGCGCGACGGCGCGGACCTGCGGCTCACCCGGCCCATCTCGTTCCCGCAGGCGACGTTCGGCGACACCATCGAACTGGAGACGCTCGACGGCGCGGTCGAGTTCGACGTGCCGGCCGGCACCCAGTCGGGGGAGACGTTCCGCCTGCGCGGCAAGGGGATGCCCCGCCTCCGCGGGCGGGGCGAGGGCGACCTCTACGTGCAGGTGCAGGTCGTGACCCCCGAGGACCTCAGCGACGACCAGCGCGAGGCGCTGCGCGAGTTCGCGGAGGCCGGCGGCGAGGAGATCGACGTCAGCGAGGGGTTCTTCGAGAAGATCAAGAACTCGTTCTGA
- a CDS encoding ABC transporter ATP-binding protein, translated as MGDVLVDLEDVRKEFGDVTAVDGIDFDIKEGEFFSLVGPSGCGKTTTLRMISGFETPSDGTVTIGGEPMTGVPPEARGTNLVFQHLSLFPHMTVGDNVAYGLKKGGLPDADGGTDGAGGEGSTGTRRDRLVSEYLDLVDLGGFEERNPTELSGGQQQRVALARALVNQPSVLLLDEPLSSLDRKLRKRMQVELRKIHEKTEGAFFYVTHDQEVAMTLSDRIAVMNDGSLEQVGSPEEIYRNPATPFVADFIGDTNLLQGVADADGEATVVDLDGGRIEVAGEASGPVELSIRPEDFRFVADGSLSGTVVERYFQGDQTNYVLDVTAGVPELTVVVQGRDSPVAPGDDVELAVDPDAPAVFA; from the coding sequence ATGGGAGACGTACTCGTCGATCTCGAGGACGTTCGAAAGGAGTTCGGCGACGTGACGGCCGTCGACGGCATCGATTTCGACATCAAGGAGGGCGAGTTCTTCTCGCTGGTCGGGCCCTCCGGCTGCGGGAAGACGACGACGCTCCGGATGATAAGCGGCTTCGAGACGCCCAGTGACGGGACCGTCACCATCGGCGGCGAGCCGATGACGGGCGTCCCGCCCGAGGCCCGGGGGACGAACCTCGTCTTCCAGCACCTCTCGCTGTTCCCCCACATGACCGTCGGCGACAACGTCGCCTACGGCCTGAAAAAGGGCGGGTTGCCCGACGCGGACGGCGGAACCGACGGCGCCGGCGGCGAGGGGTCGACCGGGACCCGGCGCGACCGCCTCGTGTCCGAATACCTCGACCTCGTCGACCTCGGCGGGTTCGAGGAGCGCAACCCGACCGAACTCTCGGGCGGCCAGCAACAGCGCGTCGCGCTGGCGCGGGCGCTGGTCAACCAGCCGTCGGTCCTCCTGCTCGACGAACCGCTGTCGAGTCTCGACCGGAAGCTCCGCAAGCGGATGCAGGTCGAACTCCGGAAGATCCACGAGAAGACGGAGGGCGCATTCTTCTACGTCACCCACGATCAGGAGGTCGCGATGACGCTCTCGGATCGGATCGCCGTGATGAACGACGGCTCGCTGGAACAGGTCGGGAGCCCCGAGGAGATCTATCGAAACCCGGCGACGCCGTTCGTCGCCGACTTCATCGGCGACACCAACCTGCTTCAGGGCGTCGCGGACGCCGACGGGGAGGCCACGGTGGTCGATCTCGATGGCGGTCGCATCGAGGTCGCCGGCGAGGCCAGCGGCCCGGTCGAGCTCTCGATCCGCCCCGAGGACTTCCGGTTCGTCGCCGACGGCTCCCTGTCGGGGACGGTCGTCGAACGGTACTTCCAGGGCGATCAGACGAACTACGTGCTCGACGTCACCGCGGGCGTCCCGGAGCTCACGGTCGTCGTGCAGGGTCGGGACAGCCCGGTCGCCCCCGGCGACGACGTCGAACTGGCCGTCGACCCCGACGCGCCGGCCGTCTTCGCCTGA
- a CDS encoding acetyl-CoA synthetase, translating to MPDPLPDATLVGDLLARDRRDRTTALHVAASDRTLSYRDLCTTAYKAGNVLSHHGVRAGDVVDVEPRPAPEPVLTFLGATLLGAVTAFRADPGADDVTDARAVVVHAEREDEFDLPPGARLLAFGGEPDRPTTTHWEGEVWSENPAFPPTDHDPDDPVLAVGDGGYSHARLLRGANGLRADRVAGRDRPIRDPLSDPGAVVALLAALLDGRAANLAGRSVDPATERDGG from the coding sequence ATGCCCGACCCCCTGCCGGATGCGACGCTCGTCGGCGACCTCCTCGCGCGCGACCGGCGGGACCGGACGACCGCGCTTCACGTCGCGGCGAGCGACCGGACGCTCAGCTACCGGGACCTCTGCACGACCGCGTACAAGGCCGGGAACGTCCTCAGCCACCACGGCGTCCGCGCGGGCGACGTGGTCGACGTCGAACCGCGCCCCGCCCCCGAACCGGTCCTGACGTTCCTCGGGGCGACGCTGCTGGGCGCAGTCACGGCGTTCCGCGCGGATCCGGGTGCCGACGACGTGACCGACGCACGCGCGGTCGTCGTCCACGCCGAACGGGAGGACGAGTTCGACCTCCCGCCCGGGGCACGATTGCTCGCGTTCGGCGGCGAACCCGACCGGCCGACGACGACCCACTGGGAAGGGGAGGTGTGGAGCGAGAACCCCGCGTTCCCGCCGACCGATCACGACCCCGACGATCCGGTGCTCGCCGTCGGCGACGGCGGTTACAGTCACGCCCGCTTGCTGCGGGGAGCGAACGGTCTCCGAGCCGACCGCGTGGCCGGACGGGACCGGCCGATCCGGGACCCCCTCTCGGACCCCGGGGCCGTCGTCGCCCTCCTCGCCGCGTTGCTCGACGGGAGGGCCGCCAACCTCGCCGGGCGCAGCGTCGATCCGGCGACGGAACGCGACGGCGGGTAG